Proteins encoded by one window of Limnothrix sp. FACHB-406:
- a CDS encoding alpha/beta fold hydrolase has product MSSSQVIFVLVHGGHAGSWVWDEVRPHLRRPALAVDLPGHGERPGDLCSLSFAECVRSIRAELPEQPRLILVGHSLGAAVVLALAESLAERVAGLVIIAGPVPQPGVSITGSFPFLMRVASRVVLWRSGPVFTQSPRMAERTMLNGLDARRVQAACTRFTAESRSLVLEPLRWNGRPPAPCTYIQCLRDRGALSPQFQERMAANLGADVRVVSLDTCHYPMLERPEQVATTLNEVADEVITHAA; this is encoded by the coding sequence ATGAGTTCATCGCAGGTCATATTTGTTCTGGTGCATGGGGGACATGCGGGATCGTGGGTATGGGATGAGGTCAGGCCGCACCTGCGTCGGCCTGCGTTGGCGGTTGATTTGCCTGGGCACGGGGAGCGACCTGGTGACTTGTGCTCATTGAGTTTTGCTGAGTGTGTCCGCAGCATCCGGGCAGAGTTGCCGGAGCAACCGAGGCTTATTCTCGTCGGGCATTCGTTGGGCGCGGCGGTGGTACTGGCGCTGGCGGAGAGTTTGGCAGAGCGAGTGGCTGGCCTCGTGATCATCGCCGGGCCGGTGCCACAACCGGGTGTTTCGATTACTGGTTCGTTTCCGTTCCTGATGCGCGTGGCCAGCCGCGTTGTTTTGTGGCGCAGCGGTCCGGTATTTACCCAGTCACCACGGATGGCGGAGCGGACGATGCTCAACGGTCTGGATGCGCGGCGGGTGCAGGCGGCGTGCACCCGGTTCACGGCGGAGTCGAGGTCACTGGTGCTTGAGCCGCTGCGTTGGAACGGACGGCCTCCGGCACCTTGCACTTATATCCAGTGCCTGCGTGACCGGGGAGCATTATCTCCGCAGTTTCAGGAACGCATGGCGGCCAATCTGGGCGCGGATGTCCGAGTCGTATCGCTGGACACCTGCCACTATCCGATGCTGGAGCGGCCGGAGCAGGTGGCGACCACACTAAATGAGGTAGCCGATGAGGTCATCACCCATGCCGCCTAA
- a CDS encoding Uma2 family endonuclease has translation MCSTLMILLGSYIRSQKLGLLFDPSTGFKMQNGNRRSPDLAFFAKNQLQGLTTLPTGFLEVAPDLAVEVLSPGNTVEEIDGKITEYFANGTSLMWVINPQQRYILVYRSPQEPDRLLKTADRLDGEAIIPDFSLPIAELFQELDF, from the coding sequence ATTTGTAGCACCCTGATGATTTTATTGGGGAGTTATATTCGGAGCCAAAAACTGGGATTGCTCTTTGACCCCAGCACTGGCTTCAAGATGCAAAATGGCAACAGACGATCGCCCGATTTAGCCTTTTTTGCCAAAAACCAACTTCAAGGACTCACCACCCTACCCACCGGTTTTCTCGAAGTCGCACCCGACTTAGCCGTTGAGGTATTATCGCCAGGAAACACCGTCGAAGAAATTGACGGGAAAATCACGGAATATTTTGCTAACGGTACAAGCTTAATGTGGGTGATTAATCCACAGCAGCGCTATATTTTGGTTTATCGATCGCCCCAAGAACCCGATCGCCTTCTTAAAACAGCCGATCGCCTCGATGGTGAAGCGATCATTCCAGATTTCAGCCTCCCGATCGCTGAACTATTTCAAGAACTTGATTTTTAA
- a CDS encoding PD-(D/E)XK nuclease family protein produces the protein MQHLSQGVLNAWMTCPRQFQHLYLDCLLLPANPHQQERMVWGSRFHWLMQQSIQSRGTDCKLTELGAESAAKMSLVLQAEEDAEAQALHQAVDRTWDSLRQWWDQSGASDWELDAEHRRTWVMGDRLLTVVYDLLATRPTEAQIFDWKTHAQPLSRDRLQEDWQTRLYLFVLAETSHLPPDRLAMSYWFVRSPAASTAANGPELACETFAYSADWHQSTQAQLLEMGQAIDQAIAAYHGGQALPQLPAHSPACRSCSFASRCGRSPSVAESAVAALPWTLAEPLDRLWDAIEEIPI, from the coding sequence ATGCAGCATTTGTCCCAAGGGGTTTTGAATGCTTGGATGACCTGTCCGCGACAGTTTCAACATCTCTATTTGGATTGTTTACTGTTGCCGGCCAATCCCCACCAACAGGAACGAATGGTTTGGGGAAGTCGATTCCATTGGCTGATGCAACAATCCATTCAGAGCCGTGGAACGGACTGCAAACTCACTGAATTGGGGGCTGAATCGGCGGCCAAGATGTCCTTGGTTTTGCAGGCAGAAGAGGATGCGGAAGCCCAAGCGCTCCATCAAGCGGTCGATCGCACTTGGGATAGCCTGCGCCAGTGGTGGGATCAATCGGGAGCCAGCGATTGGGAACTGGATGCGGAACATCGCCGCACTTGGGTGATGGGCGATCGCCTACTCACTGTGGTGTATGACCTATTGGCAACCCGGCCCACGGAAGCGCAGATTTTTGATTGGAAAACTCACGCCCAACCCCTGTCGCGCGATCGACTGCAAGAGGATTGGCAAACTCGTTTGTATCTTTTTGTGTTGGCGGAAACGAGCCATTTACCGCCCGATCGCCTGGCCATGAGCTATTGGTTTGTCCGATCGCCGGCCGCTTCGACCGCCGCCAACGGGCCGGAGTTGGCTTGCGAAACGTTTGCATACAGCGCCGATTGGCACCAATCAACCCAAGCACAATTGCTGGAGATGGGCCAAGCGATTGATCAGGCGATCGCTGCCTATCACGGGGGGCAGGCGCTGCCACAATTGCCGGCCCACAGCCCCGCCTGTCGATCGTGTTCCTTTGCCAGCCGTTGCGGCCGATCGCCCTCGGTGGCGGAATCGGCCGTGGCGGCTTTGCCTTGGACGTTGGCGGAACCGCTCGATCGCCTGTGGGACGCGATCGAGGAAATCCCGATTTGA
- a CDS encoding MBL fold metallo-hydrolase: MTELECLPYAVGHGGEGMCLVVRLGTHRVMLDCGLRSLSPLLGEAWDHPNPIRPRSGMVGWGRMPADWVVCSHAHRDHARGLLKLHEQFPHLPIFASGETAQLLPTNWLDRPLESIPLFCQALPWRSPVALADDLTVELLPAGHLPGAALTLLRYQSRAESRSNRSREYCVAYSGDFFLSNGRLVEGMPLTEVRGLAPDVLIVEGSYGVARRSRRRRQENDLADQVSQALAQGRSVLLPVPLLGLGQELLMLLRSHHYFTGREFTIWVDRQVAAGCDAYLAILDRLPESVQNFARHQNLFWDDRVRPLVRRLSSDQNGPDLALEGPCLLLVDDDLPVAQLCDRFCQTGRWLVSVQAAAGGRLEAEPLRSPHEGDRILYSTYELSEHSDGLGTLQLIHNMRPQHVVFVHGGIDHLSGLAALDELNSRYQIHCPSAGAALELPIGESFAQPAAPIERYEGEISTGEGAATVHLPDAIVHSPRWKAFAETGLVEVRWQGSDLVLRGMSPREVLDRNTAWPDTPDLICCQTCQFYRGQHCRNPASPLADRRVAPDGCCPVYASNSDRQPT; the protein is encoded by the coding sequence GTGACCGAGCTAGAGTGCTTGCCCTATGCCGTGGGCCATGGGGGCGAAGGGATGTGTCTGGTGGTGCGATTGGGAACCCATCGCGTCATGTTGGATTGTGGCTTGCGGAGCCTGTCGCCCCTCCTGGGTGAAGCGTGGGATCATCCAAACCCCATCCGACCGCGATCGGGCATGGTGGGCTGGGGCCGAATGCCGGCCGATTGGGTGGTTTGCAGCCATGCCCACCGCGACCATGCACGCGGCTTGCTGAAGCTCCATGAGCAGTTTCCCCATTTGCCGATTTTTGCCAGCGGCGAAACAGCCCAACTGTTGCCCACCAATTGGCTCGATCGCCCTCTGGAGTCAATTCCGCTGTTTTGTCAGGCCCTTCCTTGGCGATCGCCCGTGGCCTTGGCTGATGATTTGACGGTGGAGTTGTTGCCCGCTGGTCATTTGCCGGGAGCGGCCCTCACTCTGTTGCGATACCAGTCCCGGGCCGAATCCCGCAGCAATCGATCGCGCGAATATTGCGTGGCTTACAGCGGGGATTTTTTCCTGTCTAATGGCCGGTTGGTGGAAGGAATGCCCCTCACGGAGGTGCGCGGCCTTGCGCCGGATGTGTTGATCGTGGAGGGATCCTACGGGGTGGCCCGCCGATCGCGTCGTCGCCGCCAGGAAAATGACCTCGCGGATCAGGTCAGCCAAGCCCTGGCCCAGGGGCGATCGGTGCTGTTGCCCGTGCCGCTGTTGGGTCTGGGCCAAGAACTATTGATGCTGTTGCGCAGCCACCACTACTTCACGGGGCGCGAGTTCACCATTTGGGTCGATCGCCAGGTGGCGGCCGGCTGTGATGCCTATTTAGCAATTCTCGATCGATTGCCGGAGTCGGTGCAGAATTTTGCCCGCCATCAAAATCTGTTTTGGGATGATCGGGTGCGGCCACTTGTGCGGCGGCTGTCGAGCGATCAAAACGGGCCCGATTTGGCCCTGGAAGGCCCCTGCCTGCTGTTGGTGGATGATGATTTGCCCGTGGCCCAACTGTGCGATCGCTTCTGTCAGACAGGACGTTGGTTGGTGTCTGTGCAGGCGGCCGCGGGTGGCCGGTTGGAAGCCGAACCTCTCCGCAGCCCCCATGAGGGCGATCGAATTCTTTACAGCACCTATGAACTGTCGGAACATTCGGACGGCTTGGGCACGCTGCAACTGATTCACAACATGCGCCCTCAGCATGTGGTGTTTGTCCATGGGGGCATTGATCATTTGTCGGGTTTGGCGGCCCTGGATGAACTCAACAGCCGCTACCAAATCCATTGCCCCAGTGCGGGTGCTGCTTTGGAGTTGCCGATCGGGGAAAGCTTTGCCCAACCGGCCGCCCCGATCGAGCGATATGAAGGGGAAATTAGCACCGGAGAGGGAGCCGCCACGGTGCATCTGCCTGATGCGATCGTCCATAGTCCCCGCTGGAAAGCCTTTGCGGAAACGGGGCTGGTGGAAGTGCGCTGGCAGGGATCGGATTTGGTGTTGCGAGGCATGTCCCCTCGGGAAGTGCTCGATCGCAACACCGCCTGGCCCGACACGCCGGACTTGATCTGTTGCCAAACTTGCCAATTTTATCGGGGGCAACATTGCCGAAATCCCGCCTCTCCTCTGGCCGATCGGCGTGTGGCTCCCGATGGTTGTTGTCCGGTCTATGCCAGCAACAGCGATCGACAGCCTACCTAA
- a CDS encoding transposase, with translation MLLCRPQCAHQHQVFQELAAWGRTSMGWFFGLKLHLVVNDQGELLDCCLTSGNTDGRKPVRNLL, from the coding sequence CTGCTGCTTTGTCGCCCCCAATGTGCTCACCAGCATCAGGTGTTTCAGGAGTTAGCGGCCTGGGGCAGAACCTCTATGGGTTGGTTCTTTGGTCTCAAGCTGCATCTGGTGGTCAATGACCAAGGTGAACTGCTCGACTGCTGCTTAACTTCTGGCAATACCGATGGCCGCAAACCGGTACGCAACTTACTGTAA
- a CDS encoding HEAT repeat domain-containing protein: MPVNDDLGLLDLDSAESDHLNILETPPPSEATPLPDPDVMLQLLQDPDPAQRAVGARAFCELQDPRASERLILLINDVCPLVRMSAAYALGRNPDPEAIDPLIGQLQRDWNGYVRKGIVWALGNGRDRRALAPLVQTLQRDIAAVRLWAASSLGQMGAVGYEAIVGAVPPLILALRQDPVPAVRSNCAWALGQLCRDLPSNAIYAGAVDGLIEALVEDRELGIKEDARSALLKLGDSRALQIIAELEQEGWL; this comes from the coding sequence ATGCCGGTGAATGATGACCTCGGGTTACTCGACTTAGATTCAGCAGAGTCAGATCATCTGAACATTCTCGAAACTCCGCCCCCGAGCGAAGCCACGCCGCTCCCCGATCCAGACGTGATGTTGCAACTGTTGCAAGATCCGGATCCGGCCCAGCGTGCGGTGGGAGCCAGGGCGTTTTGTGAGCTGCAAGACCCCAGAGCCAGCGAACGGCTGATTTTACTCATTAACGATGTTTGTCCGTTGGTGCGGATGAGCGCCGCCTATGCCTTGGGCCGCAACCCAGATCCAGAGGCGATCGACCCCTTGATTGGCCAACTCCAACGAGATTGGAATGGCTACGTGCGCAAAGGCATCGTTTGGGCCCTGGGCAATGGGCGCGATCGCCGGGCCTTGGCTCCGTTGGTGCAAACCCTGCAACGGGACATTGCGGCCGTGCGCCTGTGGGCGGCCAGTTCCCTGGGGCAAATGGGAGCCGTGGGTTATGAGGCGATTGTGGGGGCCGTGCCGCCGCTGATTTTAGCCCTGCGCCAAGATCCTGTTCCGGCCGTACGCAGTAACTGTGCTTGGGCCCTGGGGCAACTGTGCCGCGACTTGCCCTCCAATGCGATCTATGCGGGAGCCGTGGATGGGTTGATTGAAGCCCTGGTGGAAGATCGCGAACTCGGCATCAAGGAAGACGCGCGATCGGCCCTCTTGAAGCTGGGAGATTCCCGCGCCCTGCAAATCATTGCGGAACTGGAGCAGGAAGGCTGGTTATAA
- a CDS encoding thylakoid membrane photosystem I accumulation factor gives MWVRGLALGSAIARWWGRQGLARAIALLLSLTIGGWALGALPAQATLNDDNFDGNIFALYAGNGSLVPPRVTLAQSRERQRPTLLVFFVDDSRDCKRFSSTISQLQAFYGKAADFLPIVADSLPLEPVADPLQPAHYYRGVVPQTVLIDQSGKVLLDRAGQVSFEELDDRFRAVFNLLPRSESVELRRREVNEVNVELVPEPAKPASKAQSTNRDR, from the coding sequence ATGTGGGTTCGGGGTTTGGCACTGGGCAGCGCTATTGCTCGCTGGTGGGGACGACAGGGGCTAGCTCGGGCGATCGCCCTGCTGCTGTCGTTAACGATCGGGGGTTGGGCCTTGGGGGCCCTGCCAGCCCAGGCCACATTGAATGACGATAATTTTGATGGCAATATTTTTGCGCTCTATGCGGGCAACGGTTCTTTGGTGCCGCCTCGGGTGACCTTGGCCCAATCGCGGGAACGGCAGCGACCCACCCTGTTGGTGTTTTTTGTGGACGATAGCCGCGATTGCAAGCGATTTTCCTCCACAATCTCCCAATTGCAGGCGTTTTATGGCAAAGCGGCGGACTTTTTGCCCATTGTGGCCGATTCTCTGCCCCTGGAGCCAGTAGCGGATCCACTGCAACCGGCGCATTACTACCGTGGCGTTGTGCCCCAAACGGTTTTAATTGATCAATCGGGGAAAGTATTGCTCGATCGCGCCGGTCAAGTGTCCTTCGAGGAACTGGACGATCGGTTCCGAGCAGTGTTTAACCTGTTGCCGCGCTCGGAGTCCGTGGAACTGCGCCGCCGGGAAGTGAATGAGGTGAATGTGGAATTGGTTCCAGAACCGGCCAAGCCGGCCTCCAAGGCGCAATCGACCAACCGCGATCGCTAA
- a CDS encoding GntR family transcriptional regulator: protein MVRFRIQADSDIPASTQLFNQIRFAIASRQFPPGHRLPSTRQLAMETGLHRNTISKVYRQLEDNGLVEAQPGSGIYVRALGHEGGAQLRSPVFDKNPEAYQLVKQSLDRLIEAGCSLSTARELFLGEVDWRLRCSARVIVTAPQQDLGVGEIMAGEIEQSLQIPVQLVAMEDLPAALDRTASATVVTSRYFIGDAEKIAAPKSARVIPVDIYDYAEEIEFVKNLPAGTRIGLVSISPGWLRASEVIVHSFRGEEILVMTTLPSDTYKLGALVKTVRYIGCDRDSFPKVKAAVSAHREDIIRPPQVICCENYIGSQSMNHLQRELGLA from the coding sequence ATGGTTCGGTTCCGTATTCAAGCTGACAGTGATATTCCGGCATCCACGCAGTTGTTTAACCAAATTCGGTTTGCGATCGCTTCGCGGCAGTTTCCGCCGGGGCACCGTTTGCCCAGCACCCGCCAACTGGCCATGGAAACGGGCTTGCATCGCAACACCATCAGCAAGGTCTATCGCCAGCTTGAAGATAACGGCCTAGTGGAAGCCCAGCCCGGCTCTGGCATTTACGTGCGGGCCTTGGGTCATGAAGGCGGGGCCCAACTCCGATCGCCCGTTTTTGACAAAAACCCCGAAGCCTATCAACTGGTGAAGCAAAGCCTCGATCGGCTAATCGAAGCCGGTTGCAGCCTCAGCACCGCTCGGGAACTGTTTTTGGGGGAAGTGGATTGGCGGTTACGATGCAGCGCCCGCGTGATTGTCACCGCCCCTCAACAGGACTTGGGGGTGGGCGAAATTATGGCCGGTGAAATTGAGCAATCGCTGCAAATTCCCGTGCAATTGGTGGCCATGGAAGATTTGCCAGCCGCGCTCGATCGCACCGCTTCTGCCACCGTGGTCACCAGCCGCTACTTCATTGGCGATGCGGAAAAAATTGCCGCCCCCAAATCGGCCCGCGTCATCCCCGTGGATATTTATGACTATGCCGAAGAAATTGAATTCGTGAAGAATCTCCCGGCCGGTACGCGGATCGGTCTGGTCAGCATCAGTCCCGGTTGGCTGCGGGCTTCGGAAGTGATTGTCCATAGCTTCCGGGGCGAAGAAATTTTGGTGATGACCACCCTCCCCAGCGACACCTACAAGCTCGGGGCATTGGTCAAAACCGTGCGCTATATCGGGTGCGATCGGGACAGCTTCCCCAAGGTCAAGGCCGCCGTTTCCGCGCACCGAGAAGACATCATCCGCCCCCCGCAGGTGATCTGTTGCGAAAACTACATCGGCAGCCAATCCATGAACCATCTCCAACGGGAGTTAGGCCTGGCCTAG
- the psb28 gene encoding photosystem II reaction center protein Psb28 → MAVIQFIRGINEEVVPDVRLTRSRDGSNGRAIFIFDNPKTLAASADQEITGMYLIDEEGELMTRDVKGKFVNGQPSGIEAYYVMTSENDWERFMRFMNRYAEANGLGFTKADS, encoded by the coding sequence ATGGCAGTCATTCAATTCATCCGAGGCATTAACGAAGAGGTGGTACCTGATGTCCGCTTGACGCGATCGCGTGATGGGAGCAACGGCCGCGCCATCTTTATCTTTGATAACCCTAAAACGTTGGCTGCATCCGCCGATCAAGAAATCACCGGCATGTACCTGATCGACGAAGAGGGTGAGTTGATGACCCGTGATGTGAAAGGCAAGTTTGTTAACGGTCAGCCGTCGGGCATTGAAGCCTACTACGTCATGACCTCGGAGAACGATTGGGAACGGTTTATGCGGTTTATGAATCGCTACGCTGAAGCGAACGGCTTGGGCTTCACGAAAGCTGACAGCTAG
- a CDS encoding molybdenum cofactor biosynthesis protein B, translating into MSQPQSLEGPHPDRESLQVRCAVITVSDTRNFETDRSGQLIRDRLTWAGHSIVTYQILKDEPALIAETVLQLCQNPDIDALLLNGGTGIAPRDTTYDAITRLLDKTLPGFGELLRQLSFAEVGSRAMASRAIAGVCQGKLVFSMPGSSNAVSLALDSLILPELIHLVTQLQK; encoded by the coding sequence ATGAGTCAGCCACAGTCCCTGGAGGGGCCCCATCCCGATCGCGAGTCTCTTCAGGTGCGTTGTGCGGTAATCACCGTCAGTGATACGCGCAATTTTGAGACCGATCGCAGTGGGCAACTGATTCGCGATCGCCTGACCTGGGCGGGCCACTCGATCGTGACCTACCAGATTTTGAAGGATGAACCGGCGCTGATTGCGGAAACAGTGTTGCAACTGTGCCAAAACCCGGATATTGATGCCCTGTTGCTGAATGGGGGCACGGGCATTGCGCCTCGGGACACAACCTACGACGCGATCACCCGGTTGCTCGACAAGACTTTGCCCGGATTTGGTGAGCTGCTCCGGCAACTGAGCTTTGCAGAGGTTGGCTCACGGGCCATGGCTTCCCGGGCGATCGCTGGGGTTTGCCAAGGAAAGTTGGTGTTTTCGATGCCCGGATCGAGCAATGCGGTTAGCCTTGCCTTAGATTCTCTGATTCTGCCGGAGCTAATTCACTTGGTGACTCAGCTTCAGAAATAG
- a CDS encoding M48 family metallopeptidase produces the protein MADGSEHSTSPAPLRLLGLRANQFRHPLDLAATQSLDRWPGLDLLVRNLVGPIAEEVMYLENIAASLLVGPHQLPHLHHLLQEAAQRLDLEAPQLYVRQHPVPNAYTFAMRGRRPFVVIHSALLDLLTPLETQAVIAHELGHLKCEHSLYLTLANVLVLAAGQVPEWGRWFAQGLQERLLEWSRCAEFTCDRAALLAVQDPTVVASVLMKLAGGSPNLAPLLNVEAFLAQARAYDAIDQSQLGAALKRARTATLTHPVPVLRAREIDRWAHSREYRDLLHHFSKNPL, from the coding sequence ATGGCTGACGGTTCCGAGCATTCCACCTCCCCAGCGCCTCTGCGGTTGTTGGGGCTGCGTGCCAACCAGTTTCGACACCCCCTCGATTTGGCAGCAACCCAATCGCTCGATCGCTGGCCGGGTTTGGATTTGCTGGTGCGTAATTTGGTGGGCCCGATCGCGGAAGAGGTGATGTATCTCGAAAACATTGCCGCCAGCCTGTTGGTGGGGCCCCACCAACTGCCCCATCTGCACCACCTGTTGCAAGAGGCAGCCCAGCGGCTGGACTTGGAAGCACCGCAGCTTTACGTGCGCCAACACCCGGTTCCCAACGCCTACACCTTTGCCATGCGAGGGCGGCGGCCCTTCGTAGTCATTCACTCGGCCCTGTTGGACTTGCTCACCCCCCTGGAAACCCAGGCAGTGATTGCCCACGAGCTGGGTCATCTCAAGTGTGAACATAGCCTCTATTTGACCCTTGCCAACGTATTGGTGTTGGCGGCGGGACAAGTGCCCGAGTGGGGACGGTGGTTCGCCCAGGGTTTGCAGGAGCGGTTGCTGGAGTGGTCTCGTTGTGCAGAATTCACCTGCGATCGAGCGGCTTTGTTGGCCGTGCAAGATCCTACGGTGGTGGCTTCGGTGTTGATGAAATTGGCGGGTGGCTCACCGAATCTTGCGCCCCTGTTGAATGTCGAAGCATTCCTGGCCCAGGCTCGGGCCTATGACGCGATCGACCAATCCCAACTGGGAGCTGCCCTCAAACGCGCTCGCACCGCAACTTTGACCCATCCCGTTCCCGTGTTACGGGCCCGTGAAATTGATCGTTGGGCCCACAGCCGAGAATATCGAGATTTGTTGCACCATTTTTCAAAAAATCCGCTATAA
- the murA gene encoding UDP-N-acetylglucosamine 1-carboxyvinyltransferase yields MVSPSSTSPLSASREADEPILEIVGGQPLSGHASVSGAKNSALVLLAATVLCSGECRIRNVPLLVDVARMGQVLEALGLKTRCLGDTWEIDARHINRAEAPYELVSQLRASFFAIGALLARMGEARFPLPGGCAIGARPVELHVRGLQAMGADVHIDSGIVFASIRGKSRLTGARIYLDYPSVGATETLMMAATLAEGETILENAAREPEIIDLANFCNAMGAKVRGAGTDTVVIEGVEKLHSTEHSVIPDRIEAGTFLVAAAATGSDLLVGPVIPDHMSATLAKLEAIGVQTAIEGTNIRVFPGHGLLATDLETLPFPGFPTDMQAQFMALLTLCEGSSTITETVFENRLRHVAELNRMGANIRVKDRVAIVKGVPFLSGAPVTASDLRAGAALVVAGLAARGKTTIRGLHHLDRGYENIENKLRSIGANIQRLNGFAEGAVPAAVS; encoded by the coding sequence ATAGTTTCCCCGTCTAGCACTTCCCCCCTCTCTGCTTCCCGCGAAGCGGATGAACCCATCCTCGAAATCGTGGGTGGTCAGCCACTCAGCGGCCATGCCTCAGTCAGTGGAGCCAAAAACTCCGCCCTCGTGCTGTTGGCGGCCACGGTGCTGTGCTCCGGAGAATGCCGAATCCGTAACGTGCCCTTGCTGGTGGATGTGGCGCGGATGGGTCAGGTGTTGGAAGCGCTGGGGCTGAAAACCCGCTGCCTGGGCGACACATGGGAAATTGACGCACGCCACATCAACCGCGCCGAAGCTCCCTATGAGTTGGTGAGCCAACTGCGGGCTAGCTTCTTTGCCATTGGGGCCCTGTTGGCCCGGATGGGCGAGGCCCGGTTCCCCCTGCCCGGCGGCTGCGCGATCGGGGCGCGGCCCGTGGAACTCCATGTGCGGGGTCTCCAGGCCATGGGGGCCGACGTGCATATCGACAGCGGGATTGTATTCGCCAGCATTCGCGGCAAGTCGCGCCTGACGGGGGCCCGCATTTATCTGGACTATCCCAGCGTGGGAGCCACAGAAACCTTGATGATGGCGGCCACCCTCGCGGAAGGGGAAACCATCCTGGAAAACGCCGCACGGGAGCCGGAAATTATTGATTTGGCGAATTTCTGCAACGCGATGGGGGCGAAGGTTCGCGGCGCAGGAACGGACACGGTGGTGATTGAGGGCGTGGAAAAGCTCCATTCCACTGAACATTCCGTGATTCCCGATCGCATCGAAGCGGGAACGTTTTTGGTGGCGGCAGCGGCCACAGGATCAGACCTGTTGGTGGGGCCAGTGATTCCCGATCACATGAGCGCCACTTTGGCCAAGTTGGAGGCGATCGGGGTGCAAACGGCGATCGAGGGAACCAACATTCGCGTTTTCCCCGGCCATGGCCTGTTGGCCACGGATTTGGAAACCTTGCCGTTCCCCGGTTTCCCCACGGATATGCAAGCCCAATTCATGGCCCTGCTCACCCTCTGCGAAGGCAGCAGCACCATTACCGAAACGGTGTTTGAAAACCGTCTGCGCCATGTGGCAGAGCTGAATCGCATGGGGGCCAACATTCGGGTCAAAGACCGGGTGGCGATCGTCAAGGGCGTGCCGTTCCTGTCCGGTGCGCCGGTCACCGCTTCGGATTTGCGGGCGGGGGCGGCCTTGGTGGTGGCAGGCTTGGCGGCCCGGGGCAAAACCACGATCCGCGGCCTGCATCACCTCGATCGGGGCTATGAAAACATTGAGAACAAACTCCGCTCGATCGGGGCCAACATCCAGCGCCTGAATGGGTTTGCAGAGGGCGCAGTGCCCGCAGCCGTGAGCTAA
- a CDS encoding RNA methyltransferase, giving the protein MITSVKNPLVKQLKKLHQAKGRREENQFLIEGTHLLQEAIAVDYSLDFVCCTPTWQEKYPADFARAAAHAPIELVAESVLQAIATTVNPDGVVAVAQRCPIAPQRSLQIALGLERLQDPGNLGTIVRAAAAASCGQIWLSDDSVDLDHPKVLRSTAGQWFRMPMQVAEDLRSTVRDLKQQGFKIVATVPTADLSYWEADLRSPVMVLLGNEGAGLSPELIAEADTAVRIPLAPGVESLNVSVTAALLLYEIQRQQTRA; this is encoded by the coding sequence ATGATTACAAGCGTCAAAAACCCACTGGTTAAGCAGCTTAAAAAGCTTCATCAAGCCAAGGGAAGACGCGAAGAAAATCAATTCTTAATCGAGGGAACTCATCTGTTGCAAGAAGCAATTGCAGTGGATTATTCCCTCGATTTTGTTTGTTGCACACCCACTTGGCAAGAAAAATATCCGGCGGATTTTGCGCGGGCGGCGGCCCACGCCCCGATCGAGCTGGTGGCCGAGTCAGTGCTCCAAGCGATTGCTACCACGGTGAACCCGGATGGGGTGGTGGCGGTGGCCCAGCGTTGCCCGATCGCCCCTCAGCGATCGCTCCAAATTGCCTTGGGCTTGGAACGGCTTCAGGATCCGGGGAACCTGGGCACGATCGTACGGGCGGCGGCGGCGGCCAGTTGTGGCCAAATTTGGTTAAGTGACGACAGCGTTGATCTGGATCATCCCAAGGTGTTGCGCTCCACGGCGGGTCAGTGGTTCCGAATGCCGATGCAGGTGGCGGAAGATTTGCGATCGACCGTGCGCGACCTGAAGCAACAGGGCTTCAAGATTGTGGCCACAGTACCCACGGCCGACCTCAGCTATTGGGAGGCGGATTTGCGATCGCCTGTGATGGTGTTGTTGGGCAACGAGGGCGCGGGTCTTTCTCCGGAGCTAATTGCTGAGGCGGATACGGCTGTGCGCATTCCCCTTGCGCCGGGGGTTGAGTCCCTGAATGTGTCGGTGACGGCGGCGCTCCTGCTGTACGAAATTCAACGCCAGCAAACCCGGGCCTAG